The stretch of DNA CGTACCATTGCCTCAGCTTTTTCCACAAAAGCCCAAATCAGTAAAATTAGCGGTATCAAAATAGTAAATAGCAGCGCTAGTCGGTAATCCGTCCAGACTAGGGGTTGAAACCAGGGTGAATTAGCAGCAAGTAAAAAGCTCGACATTTTCAAACAAATTTAATTAGATATTTTTGCAAGAATTCTACTAAACAAATAAAACAAGCAACTGGAATACCTTTCTCAAATCCCAGTTGCTTGCTAAGGCTTGCCAGCTTTAGGGTCTAAACCTTGCTCCGTCAGCCTTCAGCTTAATTGAGTTTGTCCGTATCAAAGAAGAAGTTCAACTCCAGAAGCAAACTAGGCTGATAGCTGACAGTTGCGAATTTTAATCCTCATACAATCGGCACTCAGCCGCATCGGGGTTATCGTCGCAATATTTCTCAAATGAATTCTTTGGTTTATTCTGCTTCTGGTGGGAAGCTTCAGCTTGCAGTTCTTCAACTGCATCCCATGCTGCCGCGCATTCACCTGACGCACCGCCTTTAATATCGCATACAGCACGAGCGTTTGCGAGTTCTTCGTCAATTTTTTCTTGGATGTTATTCATGGATGTTGTCTCAGTCACTTTAATCATTAGGAGATTAATCACTAGGAGAAACTTCTCCCGTCTGAAATTTGGTTAGAGGTTCCAGTTGCAGATTGGGCTAATTTAGCCCACCAATAGTAGCTTTAGAAGTGCTACTCAACTATTCATACATTAAGTTGGGGTGTCACAACTGTATTAAGCTTTATCTTTTAAGATTTTGCCACTAATCCAAGTTGAGACCTCACAGCCTTAATAGATCCATAGGTTAATTTATCTTAACATAAGATTTCCCAGCGTGGGATCTACTGCGATCGAATCGCTCTTGGAGCGGCATAACCAGGTTAGCCTAGTGAGAAGAGCAATTGTAAGCAAATTAATTATAGGAGTGTCAAGATGTACGCGCCAAGCGAAATGCAGTGGGTCAGCGCCTTATCAACCCGCCCTTCCTTAGAAGCTGCTCTCAAAGAAGTTGTAGAACAAGCTCAGCAAGGATTGCAGGGGCCAGCAGATTTGGGTTTGGTGTTTATATCGTCTGCTTTTGCCAGCGAGTATTCTCGCCTAATGCCCTTGCTGCAAGAATACCTGCCGGCCGCTGCGATCGCTGGTTGCGGAGGCGGGGGCGTTATTGGCATGAATAGAGGCGGCATAACGGAAGAAGTCGAAGGAACACCAGCCCTAAGCCTGAGTCTGGCACGTTTACCGGGGGTAAAAGTAAAAGCCTTTCACATAGCAGCAGAAGAACTTCCCGACATGGACAGTCCCCCGGATACTTGGGTAGAGCAAATTGGCGTGTCCGCCCAAGAGCAACCCCAGTTCATCTTATTAGCCGATCCCTTTTCCTCAAAAATTAACGACCTACTCCAAGGGTTAGATTATGCCTATCCTGGCTCTGCTAAAGTCGGGGGACTCGCTAGCGGGAATGGGATGGGGAGGAGTGCAGCACTATTTTGTAACTATCGACTTTACCGAGAAGGGACTGTGGGAGTAGCCCTCAGCGGCAATATAGTTTTGGAAACGATTGTAGCTCAAGGCTGTCGGCCCATTGGTCAACCCTATAGAGTTACAGAAGGAGAGCGTAATATTTTGCTGGGGCTCGAAGAGCAAGAGAGTTTAGATCAACGAACAGGTAGCGGCCGTAAACAATCGCCTCTAGAAGCTTTGCGAGATTTAATTTCTACTCTCAGCGAAGAAGATCGGCAATTAGCCCAGCACTCTCTGTTTGTAGGGGTAGTCAGAGATGAATTTAAGCTGAAGTTAGACCAAGGAGACTTTTTAATCCGCAATCTGCTGGGGGTAGACCCCAAGGTAGGAGCAATTGCGATTGGCGATCGCGTCCGCCCCGGTCAACGCATCCAATTCCACCTTCGCGATGCCCGTACCTCCGCAGAAGACCTAGAAATGCTACTCGCTCGCTATCAGCGGGAAGCCCCCTTTAACCCAGTCGCCGCTAGAGCCGGTGCCTTAATGTTTTCCTGCATGGGGCGAGGCGAAGGTCTGTACGGTGAACCCAGCTTTGATTCCCGTTTGTTCAGCCGCTACCTCAACAATATTCCTCTCACTGGCTTTTTCTGTAATGGTGAAATCGGCCCTGTCGGCGGTAGTACATTTCTGCATGGTTATACCTCCGTATTTGGGATTTGCCGCCAACCTTAGAGGCGGTAATTATAAGTTTTGAGTTTTGAATAGTTGTTAACTGTTAACTGTTAACTGTCAACTGTTAATTTTTAACTGTTAACATTCTCTCTTTTTAAGTAAGGCATGAGATAATTTACAAATATTATGAAACCCAACAAAGAGCAAAAAGTAGCTTTGCAAAAAATGTTTAAAATTGGCATAGATAGAGCGGTTGATATGCTCAATTATATCACAGAAATGCCGATTTTTTGGGAGCTTTACCCCTTGGAAATATTGTCCCCCCAGGAATTGCAAGCTGAACTGGAGAAAAGCCTCGGTACGGAGCGGATTGTAGCAATGGAACTCATATTCAGTGGAGAATTTCAGGGCAGCGCTCAGTTAATTTTTCCCAGAGATAGCGCCGCCTTGCTGGTGAATGCAATCGCCAGTGAAGATCGTCGTACCCTTGACCAAAATGCCTTGAGAAAGGAAACTTTGACTGAGGTGGGAAATATTTTCTTCAACGGTATTATGGGAGTAATTAGCACGGTGGTTGAGCGGGGAATTACCTATATGCTACCGAGTTACCGAGAAGGGACGGTAAAGCAATTGGTGTCGGAAAATAACTCTAGCGTTTATGCAATCGCCTTGCTTGGTCACATACAATTCAAGATAGAAGAAGCTCAAGAGCAAAGCAAACAACAGCTCCATAGTTTTAGCAAAATATTGCCATCAAAATACGTGAAATTGTTTGTAGATAAATCCCAATCAGGGAAGAATATTGTCTTTTTCTTGAAAGTAGATAAGCTAGAGAGTTTGTTGTCAAATATCAACAATATTTCGGAATATTTTGATTGTTAAATTCGGGAAGTCATAGCAAAAAAGAGGTTTTTAACTCTGTGAAACACAGGTTTGACCTTTCTCTAAACCTCTCTCCTCAAAAGATAGAGGCTGACTCCCATTTCAAGTACCATATTGATTCCTTTTCCCATTACTTAATTTATGTAGAGCCACTGTTCCGAGGGACTGGAACCGCTGGTAATGCTGAGTTACAGAAGTAAGATCGGGACTGACGCATCCAACCAAAGAAACCAGGTTTTTTGACGAAAATACTTCGCTCTTATCCACATACGATCTCAAAAACCAGGTTTCTGGGACGACCTGCGTAAGTCCGATAATATGTAAATCCGGCGTAAGGGAAAATCCAGCCAGATAGGTTGATTTTTTGAGTACAATTCAGTAGAATCCAGAAAACAGACAAGTTAAGTCTTTAAAACTTACCCCAATAGTGGGGAAAACTTAACTCTTGAGGAGCTAGTTGCAAGACTAGGATAGCAAACCACCATTTTTGGCCAAAGGATTGCGCCCAAGAACCCTAGCAGTAGGGATATTTTAGAGTAAAACTTCTAAAGAATTCCATCCCCTTTAGAGGTGGAAGTGTCAAAATTGGGACTAAACTTATGCCTGAAGCTGATCTTCCTGGAAATCAGCCCCCGCGCTTCCTGACGATCGAATCCGATGCTAGCGTTTTACCGCCAGCTACTCCTTCCTCACTGACAGATGTGGCAAAAAATGCCGGCGAGTCGAAAGATCCCGCAGCGAAACTAGCCACCAGTCAAGTAACTCTCCCAGAACAACCTGAAGAGGAGTGGGAAACAGTCAATTTCCCCAACGCCATCAGCGTAGATGCAATTCCTACCAAGTCTGTTAAAGGTGGGAAGTTGAAGAAGGAAACAGGAGAATTGTCCGCTAGAGCGATATCAACTGATTCTCCTTCCCCGATATCTCCTTGGACAGTCCGCGATCGCGATCGCACCATTCATTTTTCACCAGAGACTCCAAGTAAAGCTGAATCTCCTACAACTTTGGTTCAAGCCTTGCATGAGTGCAACCGCGATTTAATGCAGCGGATAGCAGAACTAGAAACAGCACTGATTGAGTCCCAAAACGCATTAGAGGCGAAAGAAACTTTACTAGAGCAACGCATTGCTGAACTAGGCGACGCTCAGGAACAAATAACCAAGTTGTTCGGTAAACAAGAACAAGTCAATCAAATTATCCAACGCCAAGAAGTTTTAATAGAAACTTTAACAGCACAGGTACAAAGCAGCCAAACCCGCATTGCTGTAATCGAGCGAGAATGTGCTTTGACTCAGCAGCGTTACAGCGAACAGCAACATCTGGTAGTACAAACAGAAAATAGTTGTCGGGAACTGCGATCGCGCCTACATCGCCAGCAACGCCACACCCTACAATTCAAAGCAGCTTTAGAAAGGTATTTAGAGATGCCTCATCCGATCAAGTCAGAAGTCAAAACTCAGAGATCAGAAAGTGCAGATGACAATACTCCCACTCCATCTGAAGCTGTGATGGCTACACCCAAAGGTCAGAATAAAGAAGTACAATTGAAACCTCAAGCTTCACCAGTCAAACCTTGGTCAGGGAAACCGGAGTCAATTCCCGAAAAGCCAGCCTTAGAAGAGCCAAAAGCGCCTTCTTTTCCCCAAGAAAATCCGATTGTGAGCACATTATTAGAAGCATCCAGTAATCAATTGCATGAGGTGGAAACCTACTGGCATATAGAGCCAACAACGGAGAATCCATTTGTGAGTGCGGAAGCTGAACCGGAACTGGAAGATACCCCCAATCCCAATGAGTGGGAAGCATTTAGAGCATCCCCATTTTCAGATTCAGCCGAAACGCGATTACCTGAAAATCCCCAATGGACAGCAGAGCCGATTTTTGTGGGGAAAGCTGACTGGGTAGCATCGATCACCTATTCGCCGGGCCCTGGTAAAAAACGGCGATCGCTAGCTGAAATTGAATTACCCAGGTTTAGATAGTTGTTAGTGGTTAGTTGTTAGTTGTTGGTTGTTGGTTATTGGTTGTTGGTTGTTACTACCAATGAAATTAGCAATTAGCAATTAACTAATGAGGGAGGAGATTTACTAGCAGTTTCTACAGGCGCGATCGCCTTGGCAAAAAAATCATAAAGTAGTAAAATAGAATCATCCCCAACTACACCAAATCAGATGACTGCCACAACCCAACGCTTTACCCTAGAAGAGTATCTGCGCCATAATGACGGCACAGATATTCTCTATGAATTAGTTAAAGGAGAATTAGTTTCTATGGCACTCGGAACTGGAAAACATGGTGAAGTTGTCGATTTTCTTAATACTCAATTTCGCAACGAGATTGCTAGAATGGAGCGGGATTGGGTATCTAAACAAATGGCGATTGGCGTTCAATCTCCGCGCGGCGATCGCTGGGAGACGGTTCGCATTCCCGATCTAGTTGTTATTCCTAAAGAACAATGGCGAAACTTGCAAAACCGCGAGGCTGTTATTCTTCTCAATGAACCGCCACCGCTTTTAGTAGTAGAAATTGTCAGCGAATCAACTAAAAATATTGACTACCGCGCCAAACGTGCCGAATATTGCGTTCTAAATATTTCTGAATATTGGATTGTCGATCCGTTACAAGCAAAAATTACTATTTTTACTCTTTCTGAAGGATGGTATGAGGAAGCTGTTTTTACAAATAGCGATCGCCTCGTTTCTCCTACCTTTGGCGAACTTAATCTAACAGTTAATCAAATTTTAGAAGGTGAGATTTAATTTACGATCTGTCATTGCGAGCTCCGCGAAGCAATCGCAGAGACTAGGCGATTGCTTCGCGGAGTTCGCAATGACAAGTATTTAATAGGACATGATATTACATAAGTTCACCAATTATAGCAACCGCCAGGGCGGTTAAGACGTTGAAACTTTCTTCATCCCCTCTTCCCCTCTTCCCTAGCCCCTAGCCCCTAGCCCCTAGCCCCTTAACCGCCCTGGCGGTTGCTATACCTATTACCCATTACCAATTTAATTTTGTGGTCTTCCGATCCCGTCAGTAATAGCATAGTTGAAAGCCTTTAACCATAGCCAAAAAGAAGGATAGCGGGACTCCAACCAAGGCTGAGTTTTCCGAGCCAAATTAGGGAGCCATCCAAACAGCCAACTTGCCAAAGCAAGTAGAGTAAAATTAAGATAACTCCGCAGCCAACGTAGAATATCGTCCAAGTCCACAAAATCCAAAATCCAAATTAGAAGAGAGGGATTTTTGAGGGCTGCTTTGATAGCAAGTCCATTAAAAGTTAACCAATCAACCCGGTCTTTGATAAACTTTTCTGCAACTGCGAGATCGGTGCTGGCCAAAACGCCGAAAAATGTATTCAAAATCGAATTAATCCGCGCTGGGGGTAAGAAACAGCCAGTCGGTACCATCATCCCTTTAGAAAATAGCCAAGTCACAGAGACATTACTCTGATAGGCGCGAATTTGGTTTAAATGGTGGGCCTCAAGTAAATCATGCTTTAAAGCAACATCCAAAAGGTCAGTTAAACGGGAGAGATTGCGAACTAAAGAGCCAAACCCAGTGAAAACTAGTGGAGACTGAAGAGAAGCTGCATCACCGATCGCGATTAGTCTATCAAAAGCAACAGTGCGATCGCGACTTCCCGAACTAAAATGCCCCGGAATGTAACCAAAAGTCGGCTTTTTCCATACCAACTTGCCCAAATCGCAGCGACGATACTCCGGCAAAATCGCAAAAAAGTCCTCATAAAGCTCCAATAGAGAGCCGGGATTCTCAGAATTTACCTGATGGTAATGAAACAAATAGATCGTAATTTCCGAGCCCGCACCGGGGAATAATTCCCAAATTAATTGACGGCCTCGCGAAATATCCCCATGAGAATTGAGTACATCCCCATAATCAGAATCCCATACTCCCCGCTCAAAACCTCCGTCAATTACCGCTCCTACAGTCGGACAAACACTATCAAAAGCGTGCTCTCCGTTAAGTTGCCAAGCAATAGGAGAAGCACTCCCCATCGCATCCACCAGTAGGCGACCACAAGCTTGCCGCTGAGATTGGCTGGGCTGATGATAAGCCTGAACTATAACTTTTTGAGGTTCCACATCTGCACGGATGAAATCAGTTTCGTCCCAGATTTCACCACCAGCTTCAGTGAACTTAACTCCCGATAAATAAAGCAGTTTTTCAGCATCTAGGGCTACATTTAGCACCCTTGGCGTGTGTAGGACTTGAGCTTTTGCGATCGCGGGATTGTTGGCATCAAAAAACTTGCTATAGCCATCTTTGTACTCTCTGGCAATGAAACTTTCGACTTCCGCAGCCGTAAACAAACCTAAATTAATTAACTTTTGGAGTTCATCGCGAGAAATATTCCACTCTCGATTCATCCTACCAAAAGGCAACCTTTCCAACAGCAGCACCTTGTAGCCCAACCGAGCCATAACAGCCGCGTGGATGATGCCTAACGCGCCTCCCACATAAATCAAGTCATAAAAACAAGAATCAGATTCTCCGTCATTCCCTCTTCCCTCTTCCTTCTCCCCTCTTCCTTCTTCCTTCTTCCTTCCTCCTTCTTCCTTCCTAAACACCACCTGCTTCGGCGTTTGAGGATTGCGAACACCTTCTCGCCAACGCTTTTCCCACCAATAAACGCGCTTGAGGTCATATTCCCCTTGAGGCATTTTTTGAAAGTATTGGACAGTAAGGGGATAGTGGGGGGCCAACGCCTCAAAAATCGACTGTTGGGATAAATCGATGACTGGTGGTTCTGGATATTGATAGGGAAATTGATTTCTCACAGACACTGTGAGGCGATCGAGAAACTGCATTTCACCGTTGGCGGGTTTATTGTCGAGGCGAAATACTTTTAAGTATGTGGTTCGCTGCACTGACCACAGGAAAACGGAAAGTTCTACCGATTCAGGATTGGCAACTTCTGCTGTTGTTGTTCCTAATAGTAAGCGAAAGCCATCAGGAGTAATAATTTTCTTGCCAACTCCCGGCTCAAATTCTTGCTGCAACCAACTGCATACAGCGTTAGTCTTAGGAGTTGGGATTTCTAGGTAGAGAATTTCTTGCATTTTACAGTCTCAAACGTGAAATAAATTCATAAAAATAGGGGTTGACACAGGAGAAAAGTGCGCTATACTCCACAAATACTAAGTTGTTTTTAGAAAAGTTTACAATTCTCTCATATTCTTACATTTTTTATGCGCGATACTCAAGTTCGCTCCTCATTATCCGATGCCTTGGACGGCGGGGGTAAACCGTCTCATCAGCCGTACCCTGCTGCGGCGATTGCCATAAATTATCCCATCCCTACAAACCCTCAAGAAATGGTTGCCTTACGACAACAGCGGGTGAATGAGGAAGTGGTGGCAACTGCGATCGCAGGCGTTATTAATATAGCCCGTTCTAGGCAACAGTCTTTAGATGAACTCAAAGCTGAGGTGCTAGAGGAGGATAATCTTCTGGATCTATCTCAGCGCCGTCGCTTATGGGACATTGTTTCTCAAGCTTGGGACAATTTGCCCAGTTAGAGCTATAACTGATTGAAGAAGGGGCTAGGGGAAGAAGGGGCTAGGGGCTAGGGGCTAGGGACTAGGGAAGAAGGGGCTACGATGCTCAGGGCTAGGGGCTAGGGAAGAAGGGAAGGAGGGAATAAGGGAATAAGTAAATCCACCTAATTAAACATAAGATAAGTATGGCTAAAAAACTGACTTTATAAACGTTCTTCCTTCTCTCCTAAATAACTAAATCCTTCTTCCTTCTCTCCTAGATAACTAAATTTTTCTTCCTTCTTCCTTCTTCCTTCTTCCTTCATTTATGAGCTTTAGTAAAGTTAGCCAGGTTCACAATAATTTTCAGGAAGAACAACGAAAAAAGAGAAAAGTAACTACTCTTTTACTCCTGGCAGGATTCACTTTGATAGTCAGTGCTGCGGCGATCGCTAGTTATCTGATTATCTATGAATTGCTGCTGAATACTTCCAAAGAGAAAGCTTTATTAAAAGTTCAGCAGGGTAGTGGGGAAATTGATAAGTGGTTAGAAACACGGAAAGCAGAAATAGCAACCATTGCTGACACACCAACTCTTGCAACTATGGATTGGAATGTCGTTGAACCCTACCTTAAATCTCAGGTCAAACGGATCGATGAATATCGACAGCTTACTATGACATTTCCTGATGGTTCTCGATTCAATACACAAGTAGGAAAAGCTAAGGGAAGTATAGCCGATCGCCCTTTTTTTATATCAGCAATGGCGGGAAAAGTCACGGCTAATGACCCGGTGATTAGTCGTTCCTTGGGAGTAGCTCAAGTCCAAATTGGCGCTCCGATTGGCTCACCAGAAAAACCTTTAGGAGCTTTAGCAGGTAATATTCCAATCGATCGCCTAATTAAAGTCGTTCAAAATCTGCAACTAGGTCAGGGTAGCTATGCCTTTGCTCTCAACTCCCAGGGTCGAATAATTGCTCATCCAGATCCGTCTTTAAGAGGAACCACAGAAAAACCAGCTACTAGCTTACTGGAAAGCAAAGACCTTTATTTGGCAACTCTCGCGCAACGGATGGTGAACAAAGAGCAGGGAATTGACTTAATTAAAGTTGATGGCATCTGGCAATATGTAGCTTATACCCCTTTAAAGCAGGCAAATTGGTCTGTAGCCTTGGTCATTCCGCGTCCAATAATTGAATCTTCCCTCGATGCTTTGAATATCCTAACGCTAATTTTAGGGAGCGTGCTTATAGTGGCAACTATAGGAGGATGGAGACAGGTACAACTATCTGAAGAAGCACAAGCAAATGCGGAGGAAAAATCTCAACTTTATACGCAAACTCAGGAACAAGTCGAACTTCTAAATCAATCCCTGGTTCAGCAGAAACAGATGGAAAATCAACTTCGGCAGCAAACTGATTATTTAGAACAAACGTTGAAGGAATTACGACAGATTCAAGGACAACTTATCCAAAGCGAGAAAATGTCCTCTTTGGGTCAATTGGTAGCTGGTATTGCTCATGAAGTGAATAATCCCGCAGCTTTTATTTACGGTAATTTATCTCATGTCAGCCAGTATACCGAAAATTTACTAGATCTAGTAAAGCTCTATCAGCAGCATTATCCCCTGCCAGTGTTAGAAATTCAAGCTAAGTCAGAAGAGGTCGATCTAGAATTTCTAAGCGAAGATTTATCGAAATTACTTACATCTATGCACGTAGGTGCGGAACGAATACGTGATATTGTCAAATCCCTACGGAATTTTTCGCGGTTGGACGAGTCGGAAGTCAAGGCGGTGAATATCCATGAAGGTATTGACAGCACCCTGATGATTCTTCAGAGTCGCTTGAATCCCAGCCCCAAATATGCTGGGATTGAAGTTATCAAAGAGTATGGTAATCTGCCGGAGATCGAGTGTTATGCAGGACAGCTTAACCAGGTATTTATGAATATTTTGACGAATGCTCTGGATGCTTTAGAAGAGCGGCATCAGGGGGAGGAAAAGATAATTAAGATTACTACAAGTCTCTCTAGAGCGGATCGAGTTAGAATTTCGATTGCGGATAATGGTTGTGGTATGACAGAGGAAGTAAAACAAAGAGTATTTGACCCATTTTTTACAACTAAACCCGTAGGTAAAGGTACGGGAATGGGGCTATCTATTAGTTATCAAATTGTGACGATAGAGCATAGAGGGCGATTGTATTGTATCTCAGAACCAGGAGCGGGAACGGAATTTGTAATTGAAATTCCACTGCATCAAAGTGTGGGTAGCAGTTAGGATTATTCTCCGATGGATTCCCGCTCTATGAATTGGGTCTATTTAATAGGTGAAAAAAGAAATTCACGGCTAATATTCCAGCATTCCCCATCATGAATTAACAAAGTCAACTGAGATACAGTAAACTCAAAGTTGAGCGAGCGATTTTCAAATTCTAGCCATGCTGCTTTGAAATTCTGCTTAGTTAAGTCTCGAAATGCGACTGTCATGTGTGGTGTAAAAGAGCGAGTTTTGGCAACTGGGTCGAAGATTCCTAAGTTTGTTTCTAAATATGCGCTTAGGTCTTTTTCCAGAGCTAGTAATGCTTGGGTTTTGAGAGGATTTACGTAAATAACACGAGGTGGAAAGGCGGCAAAGCCAGAGAGAGTAATGGGGATTGGGTGATGGGCGAGTGCAAATTTTTCTAGGCATTCTTCTACTTTGTCAATTTCCGCTGTCACCCATTTAAAAGGCGGTTGGAGGGTGATGTGGGGTGGCGATTTTAAAGCACCGCTACTAGCGTATTTTTCGGCAAAATACTGTTTAATTTTAGTAATCTGCTCTTGAATTTCTTGCGGAGGTAGGAGGGCAATAAAGTAACGGTGTTGCAGATTTTCCATGAGTCTATTGGTGTAGGACAAAGATACACAGGAATTTACAGAAGCGGCACAGAATAGGAAGAGAAAATTATTAGTTTGGGCAATTTGCTATAAACTATTACTCAATATAGATTATAAAGTTTAAAATTGAAAAGCAAAAATGCCTTGGTTTGTCAAGATTGAGAAGGGAATTGTCGAAAAGTCCATTTTTGACAAGTATGTGCCTGCCCATCGCGCTTACGTGCGAGAGTTGATTGCTAAGGGACACAAGGCGAAGACGGGGTACTGGGCGCGACGGGGCGGTGGGATGCTACTATTTGAGGCGGGCTCGATGGAGGAGGCGATCGCGATCGCGGCTAAAGATCCCTTGGTAGTCAATGGTTGCGTTACCTACGAAGTTTATCAGTGGTGTGTTGTTGAAGAATGAAAAGTTGTGTTATACTCATAAATGAGCCGGACTTACGCGATTGTAACGCCCAAACTTTGTCAGGGCCGGAAGGCAGCAGCAATACGGGATGCTTGCAATAGGCGTGAACTCCGGTTCACCTTGTTTAAGGGAGGTGTACTTGCTATGCCGGGTTTCGGAGATATTTTACAGAAAGCAGTTTACCTGGGTGTGGGGTTGGCTTCCTACGCTGGCGAGAAAGCAAGTAGCAAATTAGGCGAGTTGCGGACTGAAGCCCAAAAATTGGCAGATGAATTGGTAAAACGCGGTGAAATGACGACGGATGAAGGTCGTCGCTTTGTTGATGATATGATGAGGCAGGCGCAACAGCAGCCCGGTGAGTCGCCTTCTGAACCGCAAAAACTTTCTGAACCGCGCCGGATAGAAATTGTTTCGGAAGATGAAGAACCATCGAATAAAAGCAATGAGGGTGTCGATAGGCTTCGTCAACAGGTGCAGCAGTTACAAGATGAACTCCGCGATCTGAAGCAGGATTAGGCTTTGTAAAGTTTTATGACGGGGGTTGAGTGCGATCGCACTTCTACCTCCGTTAGTTTTGGTATTTATCCTTGGTAAGGGTTTAGTAATACTATGGAAAAGGTAATAGAATTGATAAGTAGGTGGACATAATATATAGATTGTCCTTCCAAGAAAAGAAGCGATCGCAAAGACTTGAGATTGCTTCCCTTCTTTGGTAACGACACGATCGATTTTATCTATTGTCTACCTACTTAGTAAGTGCAAGCCTTTGTACTTGGATTTTGTTAATAATATATAAAGATCGAGCTGACAAATCAATGGAAGAGTGGCAAAAAAGTTTTGTGGCGGTACTGGAAACTGCTGTTGCTGAGGTAGAGAAGTTTTTCATGGATGCGAGTGAAGAATTCGCCGAAATGCTGGACTCACTGGCAAAGTTTTCGGAAGAGGTGACAGAAGAAATACAAAATACTGTAATCGATGATTTCGACAACTATTTTAATGAGTTGCTTGAACCAATTATTGAGGTTTTTAGAGAATTAGATCCAGAGGTAAATGAGATAGATTTTTCGATCGTGACTTATGTAGAGCCTTCAACGATTCAGCAGCCAGCTTGTAGGGGTTGTTCTAATTATCACGGTCATATTTATGGTGGGAATTTGTTAGTTTGTGCGATGCACCCTTCGGGTGTAGAGTCTGAGAGTTGTCCTGATTGGGAAGCTGAGAGAGAATAATTTACAGGGGGGATTTTTTAAGGGTGCGATCTAGTTGATTATAATTAAGAAGATTAGAAGAAAATGACAAAACAAAATAAAAAGCCAAAGCCTTGGGAGATTGACAGTAGCAATAACAAATCGAGTGTTTACTAGGCGGTGAAAATGATAGGGAAATTATTTACTAATTAACCATAACCTTTTAATTAACCCTTTCCTCTAATAATTGACTAATTTCACGATAAAGTACAGGTAAATTAGACTCCACAATTCCCCAAACTACC from Kamptonema formosum PCC 6407 encodes:
- a CDS encoding phasin family protein, with translation MPGFGDILQKAVYLGVGLASYAGEKASSKLGELRTEAQKLADELVKRGEMTTDEGRRFVDDMMRQAQQQPGESPSEPQKLSEPRRIEIVSEDEEPSNKSNEGVDRLRQQVQQLQDELRDLKQD